A DNA window from Prunus dulcis unplaced genomic scaffold, ALMONDv2, whole genome shotgun sequence contains the following coding sequences:
- the LOC117612661 gene encoding UPF0481 protein At3g47200-like, translated as MEGSDQAPHDIENPCIPLVTSMGEELDGLSPLSSLCCIYRVPERLRRVSEKAYTPQVVSIGPLHHGKEGLKATEDHKKRYLQDYIRRTRVSLADYVQKVKDQEAKLRSCYAETIQVSSDEFVRIILVDAAFIIEVLLRYRFDELQDENDCIFNKPYMLQDVWPDMRLLENQLPFFILEELFDPDKIEVSSNNNNIERLSILNLCHNFFKNLMHIEGTDGNMEKLCASKVEHFVDFCRNLHLPLPLKPHAKGRLETLNTPSITELHRAGVKFKVGSPKNLFNIKFANGILKIPKLAISDETELTIRNLLAFEQCHCMENYINDYVVIMDRFVNTAKDVELLVKHGIVENSLGDSSEGSTLINNLADGVIVDPNDFYFAILCADLNKYCRTSWHKWQANLRQNYCNTPWATISIAAAIFLLILTFIQTVCSVISALPSKR; from the coding sequence ATGGAAGGAAGCGATCAAGCTCCACATGATATTGAAAACCCCTGCATTCCATTAGTAACTTCAATGGGCGAGGAATTGGATGGCTTGTCTCCCCTCTCCTCTTTGTGTTGCATTTATAGAGTTCCTGAACGACTACGGCGTGTGAGTGAAAAGGCCTACACACCTCAGGTAGTCTCTATAGGCCCACTTCATCATGGCAAGGAAGGCCTAAAAGCCACGGAAGATCACAAAAAGAGGTACTTACAAGATTATATACGTCGGACCAGGGTAAGCCTAGCGGATTATGTACAGAAAGTAAAAGACCAAGAAGCAAAACTGCGCAGTTGTTATGCAGAAACCATTCAGGTTAGCAGTGATGAATTTGTGAGAATCATTCTAGTGGATGCCGCCTTCATCATTGAGGTCTTGTTGAGGTATCGTTTCGATGAATTGCAGGATGAAAATGACTGCATATTTAACAAACCATATATGTTGCAGGATGTATGGCCTGACATGCGGTTGCTTGAAAATCAGCTGCCATTCTTCATTCTTGAGGAACTTTTTGACCCCGACAAAATCGAAGTCTCTTCTAACAATAACAATATTGAAAGGCTTTCGATACTCAACCTTTGCCACAATTTCTTCAAAAATCTAATGCATATAGAGGGAACAGATGGCAATATGGAGAAATTATGTGCTTCTAAAGTTGAACACTTTGTagatttttgtagaaatttgCATCTACCTCTACCATTGAAACCACATGCTAAAGGACGACTTGAAACTCTAAACACACCCAGCATCACAGAGTTACACAGAGCAGGAGTCAAGTTTAAGGTGGGATCACCCAAAAACTTATTCAACATAAAATTCGCTAATGGGATtctaaaaattccaaaattagCAATAAGTGATGAGACAGAGCTTACAATCAGAAACCTCCTCGCTTTTGAACAATGCCATTGCATGGAGAATTACATAAACGATTATGTTGTCATCATGGATCGCTTTGTGAACACCGCAAAGGATGTGGAGTTGCTTGTTAAGCATGGAATCGTCGAAAATAGTCTCGGTGACAGTAGTGAAGGGTCTACTCTGATTAACAACCTTGCCGATGGGGTCATAGTGGACCCTAATGACTTCTATTTTGCTATTCTTTGTGCAGACCTCAACAAGTACTGCAGAACGTCTTGGCACAAATGGCAGGCAAACTTGAGACAAAACTATTGCAACACACCTTGGGCAACTATTTCAATTGCTGCGGCTATTTTTCTCCTCATACTCACTTTTATACAAACAGTGTGCTCTGTTATCTCTGCTCTGCCTTCTAAGCGTTGA